From Salvia splendens isolate huo1 chromosome 3, SspV2, whole genome shotgun sequence, a single genomic window includes:
- the LOC121793749 gene encoding villin-4-like: protein MSISLKDLDPALHGAGQKAGIEIWRIENLKPVAVPQPSHGKFFAGDSYVILKTTASKSGALRHDVHYWLGKDTSQDEAGAAAIKTVELDASLGGRAVQYREVQGQESEKFLSYFKPCIIPQQGGFSSGFKHVEDEEHPNRLYVCKGKHVVNVNEVPFARPSLNHDDIFVLDTKSKIFQFNGSNSSIQERAKALEVVQYIKDTFHDGKCEIAAVEDGKLMADAAAGEFWSIFGGFAPLPRKVYSVPKSPRIVNPKLSCIEKGEAVPVQANSLARELLNSNKCYILDCGMEVFVWVGKGTSLNERKTLSSTVHEIVQKLNRTDFHIICLMEGFETVMFKGKFDSWSEVTAPTKQDTKGKVAALLKRQGVNVRGLVKAEAPQEEEESQTHIDCTGDLLVWRVNGNQKAILEGPSLSKFYSGDCYIFQYSYRGEDREEYLVGTWFGKQSAEEDRVESTAQASKMVENMKYFPAQARIYEGFEPAQFFAIFQSFIVFKGGLSVGYKNNLTKKGLEDDTYAGDGLALFRIQGTGPENMQAIQVDPVSSSLNSSYCYILHSGTSAFTWLGSSTTTEEQELAERWLDILKPDVQSRFQKEGAESEVFWGLIGGRKSEYPKQKIKRVAEGDPHLFSCTISKGDLKVAEVYNFDQDDLMTEDIFIVDCHSDIYVWIGQMVESKNKMNALNLGDKFLECDVLGEKISKHAPIYIVTEGNEPAFFTRFFTWDSRKFAMHGNSFQRKLAIVKHGGTPRLEKPRRRIPIVIAGRSGAPEKTQQRSRSLSVAPERNRVRGRSPAFNALASAFESPNARNLSTPPPMVNNLYPKSLEITDATKERSAAIAALTKGFEQPGPARQLIFPRFIRGVLKPRGEEPKPETIQEDVQEDEAEDDEELTTHPYERLRTNSTDPAPDIDVTKRETYLSSEDFKAKFGMNKSAFYRFPKWKQNKIKTALELF, encoded by the exons ATGTCAATTTCACTCAAGGATTTGGATCCTGCTCTACACGGGGCAGGACAGAAAGC CGGGATTGAGATTTGGCGAATCGAAAATTTGAAACCTGTTGCAGTCCCACAACCTTCACATGGAAAGTTCTTCGCTGGTGATTCCTATGTGATTCTAAAG ACCACTGCCTCGAAGAGTGGGGCCCTTCGTCATGATGTTCACTATTGGCTAGGTAAAGATACTAGCCAG GATGAAGCTGGTGCGGCAGCCATCAAGACGGTTGAGCTAGATGCATCGCTTGGTGGGCGTGCTGTTCAATACCGTGAAGTACAAGGCCAAGAGTCGGAGAAGTTCCTTTCCTATTTTAAGCCATGTATAATACCTCAACAAGGTGGATTCTCGTCCGGTTTTAAGCATGTTGAGGATGAAGAGCACCCAAACCGCTTGTACGTATGTAAAGGGAAACATGTTGTCAATGTGAATGAG GTGCCTTTTGCCCGGCCGTCTCTAAATCATGATGACATCTTCGTTTTAGATACAAAGTCTAAAATATTTCAGTTTAATGGCTCCAACTCTTCAATTCAAGAGAGGGCTAAAGCACTGGAAGTTGTTCAGTACATTAAAGATACTTTTCATGATGGGAAATGTGAAATAGCAGCTGTTG AAGATGGAAAATTAATGGCTGATGCTGCAGCCGGAGAATTTTGGAGTATCTTTGGTGGCTTTGCTCCACTTCCGAGGAAAGTATACTCCGTACCCAAGAGCCCTCGCATTGTTAATCCTAAGCTTTCGTG CATTGAGAAGGGAGAGGCAGTACCTGTTCAGGCTAATTCTTTGGCAAGGGAGTTGTTGAACTCAAATAAATGTTATATCCTCGATTGCGGGATGGAAGTCTTTGTTTGGGTGGGAAAAGGTACTTCTCTTAATGAACGGAAAACTCTGAGCAGCACGGTTCAT GAAATAGTGCAAAAACTGAACCGGACAGACTTTCATATAATCTGCTTGATGGAGGGCTTCGAGACAGTGATGTTCAAGGGAAAGTTTGATTCGTGGTCTGAGGTAACCGCCCCCACAAAGCAGGATACTAAAGGAAAGGTAGCAG CACTTCTAAAGCGGCAAGGAGTTAATGTGAGGGGTCTTGTGAAAGCAGAAGCTccgcaagaagaagaagaatctcAAACTCATATAGATTGCACAGGCGATCTACTGGTTTGGCGCGTTAATGGTAATCAGAAGGCAATTCTTGAAGGTCCTTCTCTGTCAAAGTTCTACAGTGGGGATTGCTACATCTTCCAATATTCTTATCGTGGCGAAGATAGAGAGGAATATCTTGTAGGAACATGGTTCGGAAAGCAGAGTGCTGAG GAAGACAGGGTAGAATCAACTGCACAGGCTAGCAAGATGGTTGAGAATATGAAATACTTCCCTGCTCAG GCTCGTATTTATGAAGGATTCGAGCCAGCTCAGTTCTTTGCCATTTTCCAGAGTTTCATCGTGTTTAAG GGCGGTCTTAGCGTGGGATATAAGAACAACCTCACCAAGAAAGGACTTGAAGACGACACGTACGCAGGGGATGGGCTTGCATTGTTCCGGATTCAGGGGACGGGACCAGAAAATATGCAAGCAATACAAGTAGACCCT GTGAGCTCGTCTTTGAACTCCTCGTACTGTTACATACTACACAGTGGCACATCTGCTTTCACCTGGCTGGGAAGCTCCACAACGACAGAAGAGCAGGAGCTCGCGGAGAGGTGGCTCGATATTTTGAAG CCAGATGTGCAGTCTAGATTTCAAAAGGAGGGTGCAGAATCCGAGGTGTTTTGGGGTTTAATCGGAGGCAGAAAATCCGAGTACCCGAAGCAGAAAATCAAAAGAGTGGCTGAAGGAGACCCTCATCTGTTCTCATGCACTATATCCAAGG GAGATCTGAAG GTGGCTGAGGTTTACAACTTCGACCAGGATGATCTAATGACTGAAGACATATTCATCGTTGATTGCCACTCCGACATTTATGTCTGGATCGGGCAAATGGTCGAAAGCAAAAACAAGATGAATGCCTTAAATCTAGGAGAT AAATTTCTGGAGTGCGACGTTCTTGGCGAAAAAATATCCAAGCATGCCCCAATATACATCGTTACAGAAGGGAACGAGCCTGCATTTTTCACGCGTTTCTTCACGTGGGACTCCAGAAAATTTGCA ATGCATGGTAACTCTTTCCAAAGGAAACTGGCTATTGTCAAACATGGCGGTACACCAAGACTTGAA AAGCCGAGAAGGAGAATACCTATAGTGATTGCTGGGAGATCGGGTGCACCAGAAAAAACGCAGCAACGTTCGAGAAGTCTGTCTGTGGCCCCTGAGAGAAACCGTGTACGAGGAAGGTCTCCAGCATTCAACGCGCTAGCATCAGCCTTCGAGAGTCCTAATGCGAGGAACCTGTCAACTCCTCCTCCTATGGTGAACAACCTGTACCCGAAGTCGTTGGAAATTACAGATGCAACTAAAGAGAGATCAGCAGCCATAGCAGCCCTGACCAAAGGCTTTGAGCAACCAGGACCGGCTCGCCAGCTTATCTTCCCTCGCTTTATTAGAG GCGTCCTCAAGCCTAGAGGGGAGGAGCCGAAGCCAGAGACGATACAGGAAGATGTGCAGGAAGACGAGGCTGAAGACGATGAAGAACTCACAACGCATCCGTATGAACGCCTTAGAACAAACTCCACGGATCCGGCTCCAGACATTGATGTCACTAAGCGAGAG ACATATTTGTCATCAGAAGATTTCAAGGCGAAATTCGGGATGAACAAGAGTGCTTTCTACAGGTTCCCAAAATGGAAGCAGAATAAGATAAAGACAGCTCTAGAATTGTTCTGA
- the LOC121795776 gene encoding uncharacterized protein LOC121795776: MAEGKEKDDSEANHHHQPLPFIEVLCKSSGKIRRFAAGTDAAFAVNLINQKLLSDGGGGGNRLLATHIDAVKEGEEEPVSFGPTSLLVNYGSDWKLHTVVDSNGYKGQVHIGREKVPKAYAHGVDGSHPMTERRSSPISFVYIGKILFAFLLLFVIGAVFTLFLENLPRLILYINSSI; the protein is encoded by the exons ATGGCCGAGGGCAAGGAGAAGGACGATTCAGAAGCCAATCACCATCATCAACCTCTACCT TTTATAGAGGTGTTGTGCAAGAGTTCCGGCAAAATTAGGCGTTTTGCCGCTGGAACCGACGCGGCTTTCGCGGTTAATTTGATAAACCAGAAGCTGCTCTCCGACGGCGGTGGTGGAGGGAATCGTTTACTGGCAACACACATTGATGCAGTTAAAGAAGGGGAAGAGGAGCCTGTTAGCTTTGGTCCTACTTCTCTGCTTGTGAATTATGGTTCGGATTGGAAGTTGCACACTGTGGTTGATTCTAATG GTTATAAAGGACAGGTCCACATTGGCAGGGAGAAAGTGCCCAAAGCTTATGCTCAT GGTGTAGATGGTTCACATCCAATGACAGAAAGACGGTCGTCTCCCATCAGTTTTGTGTACATCGGAAAGATATTGTTTGCATTTCTTCTGTTATTCGTGATTGGTGCAGTCTTCACTCTGTTTCTGGAAAACCTGCCTCGGTTAATCTTGTACATCAACTCGTCAATCTGA